The window AAAGACCCAGATTTTCAAAATGGCCGCCATCAGAAAGATAGATATAAGGACTGCTCGCATTGGTACGGCCCAGGGCTTCACGAATAATGGAGTCAAAGGCGGAATGCGGGCCGGAATCGCGCCAGCTTTTGCGCCTGGGGTTGCCGAACCAGGAGCCCAGCCGGGCATTGAAGAGCGTCATGATGAAAGTAATCGCCGGTGAGGAGTAATAGCCCATGTTGGGGCTGGCGGCCGCTCCGGAGATGGCAAGCGCGGTTCCCAAAGAAATCCCATTTTGGCCTCCATACTCACTGCTTGGGCGATAGCCGAGGACGTCGCTGCCGCAATGCAGGGGTGAGGCCGTAAACGGGGCGGCCCGGCGCTGCTGCCAGGCCAAACGCTCGCCGGAAAGCAGATTCAACGTCATGTTGATCACGTGAAACGGCTTCAGGGATGGCGTCAGATTTTTCAGGTAATAGTCGTCCGTCTGGTCAAAGCCGGTGAATTGGTTAATCTCCGGTTCGGGATTGGAAGCGCCAAGGTAGGCGCGGATGAGCCGGTTGCGATACATGGCCTGAAGGGAAAATTTGTTGATGTCAATAAATTTGGCCATCACCCAGCTAAACAAAAAACAGACAAGCGCCAGCAACACCGCGTGTTCTGGATGAGTGTTTTCCAGGAATTCCTTATGCGACGTCAGGTTTGACTTCACAAGGTGGGCTTTCGACAAAAGCCAGTTGTCAAGAACTGCCAGCGAAGCCAGAAATATGACGATAAATACCGGAGCGGCCAGTTTGCCGGCAAGGTCCAGTGCGCTGCCTTGTTTGCCGCCGGATGTTCCATTTTTGGCCTTGGTCTTATTGCTGAAACCGGCCAGTGCTGCGAGCACGCCGCTGATGCCTCCGGCGGTGGCAAACGTGGTGTCAGCCCAAAGCTTGAGTTTGGCATGCAGCCAGAAAACCAAAAGAGGCGCGAACAAGGTCATCGCGGAAAACCCGATCCAGGCGACCATGCTAAGCATGCCCCAGGCCCCGGCCCGCGCCAGCCACTCGCGGTCCTCATCTTCCAGCACCCGGCTGGTAAAGCCCACAAAGATGGTCACCGCCAGCCCAAACGATGTAAACAGCAACGGCATGGCAAAGGTGGTGTACTGTTCCCAGCTCATATGGCCAAAAACATCGCCACTGAGCAGCCGTGCGCCGCCGGCAACGCAAAAGGCCGTGATAGCCGCGGCTGTCAGCAGCCCGAGAATCCATTTTCTCCTGGCCCCGCGGCGGACAGGTTCTTTGGCTTTGAGTTCCCGCAGTTTTTCTCCAACACGACGCCAATAAATCAAGGCGTAGGCTAGGTACCCTGCGGCTCCGGAGACTGCGATACCGCGAAAATAATCCCAGTACCTTAGCGTTGCCGCGGTATTCCTGCCATTTGTGTAGTCGGCGCCTGTGAACCAGGCTTCGCTGAGTAGAAGGAGCAATGCTGCAAGAAAAGTGGGGCCGAAACAATACTTCAGGAATTGGCCTTCCGTATGGTTCTTATGACCAACGCCGGGAAGATATCGCAGGAGATTAAAGATGGCGATGGCGAAGAACAATCCTGCCAGAGGAAGCGCAATCAATCGCCCTTGGTAAAACTGGTCCCAGGTTAGGCCCCACCACTCTGGATGGTCCCCCACCTTTCCCAGTGACAGCACAGTCCGTGGCGCCATGAGCGCGCACATCAGCAGGGGAACAAAGACCAGCCAGTTCAAGAGCATGTTCCGCGCTACGGTGGCGGCCAGGGTCCAGGTATCGGCGGAGAAAAGGCCCAGCTTGGGCGAAAGATAATTGTTGTAGTCGCGCAGGTGCTGCACGGGGTCCGGGTGCTCTTCAGGCGGGGGCAGCGCAAAGGGCTTCAATTGCGAGACAAGAGTGGTGGTCTTATCACCCAGCTTTTTAGGTGTAGTAAGACCCTTCCATCGCTCTTTCCAGGCCGTGAGCCAGCTCCCGATGAATCCACCGCCGGAAACGGTTGAAAGATAGTCAAAATTTTCCAGGATGCCGAGTTCGGCCAGCCCCTGCAGGGCGCCCAGCGCGAATGTAGCGCTGCGGATGCCGCCTCCGGAGATGCACAGCGCACTGCGCTGCTTTCCTCCCAGCACGGCGTCTTCCTGGGCCAGCACTTGTTCAAAAGTAAGCGGGGCTTCCAGGCCGTCCGGTCCGGGCATTGCTTGCGTAAGAGATTGTGGCGCGAGGGATTTCTGGTCTGGCATGCGGAGAATATCTATTCATCCGCCCCACAAAGTCAAAGGATTAATGCAGATGAAAAGCCCTTCTAGGGCTTTTGGCGGTGCAGTTTGATGATTAACACTGCTTTGTTGGTCTTGTGTGGCACCGGCACTCTTGCCGGTGTCTTCTTCTCGCTTTGACTGACTGCTGATTACTGATCGTTGACTGCTTCTCTTGTGCCCTGTCCTCCTGCCACTGCCGACTCAGCTTTCACCACACCATTTACGATCTGTCTTGCTGAGCGAAGCGCCGCCAGTCCGTTTTAATCACCCGCGCACAATGGCGCGAAGCCGAAGCATCCCGAGAATGTTAGCGGCATAGGTGCAGCGTCAAGGCGTTCGCACGAAA is drawn from Terriglobia bacterium and contains these coding sequences:
- a CDS encoding patatin-like phospholipase family protein; the protein is MPDQKSLAPQSLTQAMPGPDGLEAPLTFEQVLAQEDAVLGGKQRSALCISGGGIRSATFALGALQGLAELGILENFDYLSTVSGGGFIGSWLTAWKERWKGLTTPKKLGDKTTTLVSQLKPFALPPPEEHPDPVQHLRDYNNYLSPKLGLFSADTWTLAATVARNMLLNWLVFVPLLMCALMAPRTVLSLGKVGDHPEWWGLTWDQFYQGRLIALPLAGLFFAIAIFNLLRYLPGVGHKNHTEGQFLKYCFGPTFLAALLLLLSEAWFTGADYTNGRNTAATLRYWDYFRGIAVSGAAGYLAYALIYWRRVGEKLRELKAKEPVRRGARRKWILGLLTAAAITAFCVAGGARLLSGDVFGHMSWEQYTTFAMPLLFTSFGLAVTIFVGFTSRVLEDEDREWLARAGAWGMLSMVAWIGFSAMTLFAPLLVFWLHAKLKLWADTTFATAGGISGVLAALAGFSNKTKAKNGTSGGKQGSALDLAGKLAAPVFIVIFLASLAVLDNWLLSKAHLVKSNLTSHKEFLENTHPEHAVLLALVCFLFSWVMAKFIDINKFSLQAMYRNRLIRAYLGASNPEPEINQFTGFDQTDDYYLKNLTPSLKPFHVINMTLNLLSGERLAWQQRRAAPFTASPLHCGSDVLGYRPSSEYGGQNGISLGTALAISGAAASPNMGYYSSPAITFIMTLFNARLGSWFGNPRRKSWRDSGPHSAFDSIIREALGRTNASSPYIYLSDGGHFENLGLYEMVRRRCRYIVALDGGGDPEYQYEALGNALRKIRIDMKIPIDFLPPHSSPGEMPKGRCAVAEIRYQEIDPALENGYLVYIKPVVLASDDADVTAYQAAHPAFPHESTGNQWFNESQTESYRMLGVRSVLEAFKKPWDAQQKFEGVIRAAGHQRTEAMSATGGQSS